A genome region from Maylandia zebra isolate NMK-2024a linkage group LG6, Mzebra_GT3a, whole genome shotgun sequence includes the following:
- the LOC101475182 gene encoding ependymin, translating into MNFISVLSCLSLLLAVGVAQYPKPCVVPELLSGGLTVMTGDGLISSTGLITYDALGQRMRVKNFGIGDNQDFALDQLMLFREGVYYESNWKTLSCKKMKLDSSFIPMQVPPDAKLMGQVFMGSSSSWGMGVLTNTWYGSLSENGFYSTVFTEIGCIPVSFTSYTPQSGWLTVSTFNWVIGTSNPMDYLPPDFCANSELEETETPHNFFTVMESLAMKSKRIE; encoded by the exons ATGAACTTCATTAGTGTGCTGTCCTGCCTGAGCCTCTTGCTGGCAGTGGGTGTCGCCCAATACCCAAAACCCTGTG TCGTTCCAGAGCTGCTGAGTGGAGGGCTCACTGTG ATGACTGGCGATGGACTCATCTCCTCAACGGGATTAATAACCTATGATGCTTTGGGACAGAGGATGCGAGTTAAAAACTTCGGAATTGGTGACAATCAGGACTTTGCTCTGGACCAGCTGATGCTTTTTAGAGAG GGGGTCTATTACGAGTCCAACTGGAAAACACTCTCTTGCAAGAAGATGAAGCTGGATTCCTCCTTCATTCCCATGCAAGTTCCCCCTGATGCTAAACTGATGGGTCAGGTGTTCAtgggctcctcctcctcttgggGAATGGGTGTGCTAACCAACACCTGGTATGGCAGTCTTTCAGAAAATG GCTTTTATTCAACTGTCTTTACTGAGATCGGCTGCATCCCTGTGTCCTTCACAAGCTATACTCCACAATCTGGGTGGCTCACTGTCAG cacCTTCAACTGGGTAATTGGCACCTCAAACCCTATGGACTACTTGCCTCCTGATTTCTGTGCCAACTCTGAACTGGAGGAAACAGAAACACCACATAATTTCTTCACTGTCATGGAGTCTCTGGCCATGAAGAGCAAGAGAATAGAGTAA